A portion of the Pseudarthrobacter defluvii genome contains these proteins:
- a CDS encoding AI-2E family transporter has product MTPKEDDVTLAHPAPAHTAPAPAAAAAAPLRVLADRELDRDIPYGIRIAASWSWRLGLILLMAGTLVWLLSHITLLIIPIMVAALLAGLLSPVTAWLKRRGLPAGLAVAVTILGFIGVIGGALALVGRQLAVGFSELYSQALEGVRQVQDWLSAGPLHLTADQIDQYIKEATDAVQNNSSSIVSGALSVGSTAGHFAAGMLLSLFILIFFLLEGDRIWAFLVRMLPRKARAATFGAGHKGWASMVSYARIQMFVAAVDALGIGVGAAIIGVPLALPLGVLVFLGSFIPVVGALVTGVVAVLLALVANGPVNALIMLAIVLLVQQLEGHILQPLVMGKAVSLHPVAVILSVAAGSYLAGIPGALFSVPILAVANSAVRYIAARTWEHEQVPVIAGKPITAGTGGDNTIQDVEPPTESDAGRRTAAGTSAEHRDARASSAEGPGAEPRGE; this is encoded by the coding sequence ATGACGCCAAAAGAGGACGACGTTACCCTTGCCCATCCAGCGCCCGCCCATACGGCTCCAGCACCGGCTGCCGCCGCGGCTGCGCCCCTGCGCGTCCTGGCCGACCGTGAGCTGGACAGGGACATACCCTACGGAATCCGCATCGCGGCCTCGTGGTCGTGGCGCCTGGGCCTGATCCTCCTGATGGCCGGGACGCTGGTGTGGCTGCTCAGCCATATCACCCTCCTGATCATCCCCATCATGGTGGCCGCCCTCCTCGCCGGACTCCTCAGCCCGGTGACGGCCTGGCTGAAGCGGCGCGGACTTCCGGCGGGCCTGGCCGTAGCGGTGACAATCCTGGGCTTCATCGGCGTCATCGGCGGTGCGCTGGCCCTCGTGGGCAGGCAACTGGCCGTCGGTTTCAGCGAACTCTATTCGCAGGCACTTGAAGGCGTCCGGCAGGTCCAGGACTGGCTGTCCGCAGGTCCGCTGCACCTCACTGCAGACCAGATCGACCAGTACATCAAGGAAGCCACCGATGCGGTGCAGAACAACAGCAGCAGCATCGTCAGCGGGGCCCTGTCCGTCGGCAGCACCGCCGGGCACTTCGCAGCCGGAATGCTCCTCTCGCTGTTCATCCTCATCTTCTTCCTCCTGGAAGGAGACCGGATCTGGGCGTTCCTGGTCCGGATGCTTCCGCGCAAGGCCAGGGCCGCCACGTTCGGCGCAGGCCACAAGGGCTGGGCGTCCATGGTCAGCTATGCACGCATCCAGATGTTCGTAGCGGCAGTGGACGCCCTCGGCATCGGCGTGGGCGCAGCCATCATCGGCGTCCCGCTTGCGCTGCCCCTCGGTGTACTGGTGTTCCTGGGCTCGTTCATCCCGGTGGTGGGCGCCCTGGTGACCGGCGTCGTCGCCGTCCTCTTGGCCCTGGTGGCCAACGGCCCCGTGAACGCCCTCATCATGCTGGCGATCGTCCTCCTGGTCCAGCAGCTTGAGGGCCACATCCTGCAGCCGCTGGTGATGGGCAAGGCAGTATCGCTCCACCCGGTGGCCGTGATCCTCAGCGTTGCCGCCGGCTCCTACCTCGCCGGTATCCCCGGCGCGCTGTTCTCCGTGCCCATCCTGGCCGTAGCAAACTCGGCCGTTCGCTACATCGCCGCCAGAACGTGGGAACATGAACAGGTGCCGGTAATTGCCGGGAAGCCCATCACAGCCGGAACGGGCGGGGACAACACTATCCAGGACGTTGAACCGCCTACTGAATCCGACGCGGGAAGGCGCACGGCGGCCGGCACTTCAGCCGAACACCGTGATGCCCGCGCCTCCTCCGCGGAGGGCCCCGGGGCAGAACCCAGAGGAGAGTAG
- a CDS encoding Bax inhibitor-1/YccA family protein, whose translation MALGGNPIFNGKSFRGATQAPPVPQAPYGAPYGQQSYGQSPYGQQSYGQAPHGQGWGTQPQNMTDEQLRQMYAQPSAGPADTGRMTFDDVIMKTAACLAAVIAGAAVTLVVAQGLASLLMIVGALGGFVLALVNTFKKQPSPALILAYAALEGLFLGGLTRILDGMFPGVGLQAVIGTLSVFAVTLVLFKSGKVRATPRAMRFFMIAVIGYAVFALINMIMMWTGAVQSPFGLRTSFEIFGIPLGVFIGLLAIGLAAFSLIMDFTSIEAGVRSGAPQRFSWTAAFGLTVTLVWLYVEIIRLLAILRGDD comes from the coding sequence ATGGCACTTGGCGGCAACCCGATCTTCAACGGAAAGAGTTTCCGTGGAGCCACCCAGGCACCGCCTGTCCCGCAGGCTCCTTATGGCGCTCCCTATGGCCAGCAGTCATACGGGCAGTCACCGTACGGCCAGCAGTCGTACGGCCAGGCTCCCCACGGCCAGGGCTGGGGCACGCAGCCGCAGAACATGACCGACGAACAGCTGCGGCAGATGTACGCCCAGCCGTCAGCGGGCCCCGCAGACACCGGCCGCATGACGTTTGACGACGTCATCATGAAGACCGCCGCCTGCCTCGCTGCGGTGATTGCCGGCGCCGCAGTCACCCTTGTGGTGGCGCAGGGCCTGGCCTCCCTGCTGATGATCGTCGGTGCCCTGGGTGGCTTCGTGCTGGCCCTGGTCAACACCTTCAAGAAGCAGCCGTCGCCGGCGCTGATCCTGGCCTACGCGGCACTGGAAGGTCTCTTCCTTGGCGGCCTGACCCGGATCCTGGATGGCATGTTCCCCGGTGTCGGCCTGCAGGCCGTGATCGGCACGCTGTCCGTCTTCGCCGTAACCCTGGTCCTCTTCAAGAGCGGCAAGGTCCGGGCCACGCCCCGCGCCATGCGGTTCTTCATGATCGCCGTTATCGGCTACGCCGTGTTCGCGCTGATCAACATGATCATGATGTGGACAGGTGCCGTGCAGAGCCCGTTCGGCCTGCGCACCAGCTTTGAAATCTTCGGCATCCCGCTGGGCGTCTTCATCGGACTGCTCGCCATCGGCCTCGCAGCCTTCTCGCTGATCATGGACTTCACCAGCATCGAGGCGGGTGTCCGCAGCGGCGCCCCGCAGCGCTTCTCCTGGACGGCGGCCTTCGGCCTCACCGTCACGCTGGTCTGGCTGTATGTGGAAATCATCCGCCTGCTTGCCATCCTCCGCGGCGACGACTAG
- a CDS encoding aldose 1-epimerase family protein — translation MTASSEQGITAPSAARPCATGRQYELRRGDAVAVVTELAAGLRSFSRGGVLLTETYGDDEIAPGGSGITLAPWANRVEDGQWFLDGEKQQLDITEVSRNNASHGLLRNTGYALVGESPHAVALEAAAFPQHGYPFLVRHRVEYQLSGDLGLHVRQTLTNDSAAAAPFVLGAHPYLRLGDAPVEKLKLTVAANTRLVADERLIPRGSAPVDGDVDFRSGRHIADIAVDVALTDLRYEDGKARHTLAAADGSAVSLWQDQACSYVHVYVSTLYPGRTRAVAVEPMTGPANAFNSGDGLRWLPPGESFSMEWGIDYTPGGAGR, via the coding sequence ATGACAGCCTCTTCCGAACAGGGAATCACCGCACCTTCCGCAGCCAGGCCCTGCGCCACCGGCCGGCAATACGAGCTGCGGCGCGGCGATGCCGTGGCCGTGGTCACCGAACTCGCCGCCGGGCTCCGCTCCTTCAGCCGGGGAGGGGTCCTGCTGACCGAGACCTACGGCGATGATGAAATCGCCCCCGGCGGCAGCGGCATCACGCTGGCGCCCTGGGCCAACAGGGTGGAGGACGGGCAGTGGTTCCTGGACGGCGAGAAGCAGCAGCTGGACATCACCGAGGTGTCCCGCAACAACGCCAGCCACGGCCTGCTCCGCAACACCGGCTACGCCCTGGTGGGGGAGTCCCCGCACGCCGTCGCACTGGAGGCGGCCGCCTTCCCCCAGCACGGCTACCCGTTCCTGGTCCGGCACCGCGTGGAGTACCAGCTCTCGGGAGACCTGGGACTGCACGTCCGGCAAACCCTCACCAATGACTCTGCCGCAGCTGCACCCTTCGTGCTCGGCGCGCACCCCTACCTGCGCCTTGGCGATGCCCCCGTGGAGAAACTGAAGCTGACCGTTGCCGCCAATACCCGGCTGGTGGCCGATGAGCGTTTGATCCCGCGTGGTTCTGCCCCCGTGGACGGGGACGTTGATTTCCGTTCCGGCCGGCACATTGCGGACATTGCCGTGGACGTTGCCTTGACGGACCTGCGGTATGAGGATGGAAAGGCCCGGCACACCCTGGCCGCGGCTGACGGCAGCGCGGTTTCGCTCTGGCAGGATCAAGCCTGCAGCTACGTCCACGTCTATGTGAGCACTCTTTACCCGGGCAGGACCCGCGCTGTGGCCGTGGAGCCAATGACGGGGCCGGCCAATGCGTTCAACTCCGGTGACGGCCTGCGATGGCTGCCCCCGGGAGAGTCCTTCAGCATGGAATGGGGGATCGACTACACACCGGGCGGGGCAGGCCGGTAG
- a CDS encoding rhomboid family intramembrane serine protease has protein sequence MAGLGNGFPGNGRSPERQTIAARAKGGLVVLGGFLVLLFAIEVVNTLMMGALTRTFGLRPRSPDGLLDIFTFPLLHANLNHLLSNSLPLVIFGFLVFLSGLRVFLTALAFSWLGSGLTVWLIGNGVTVGASGLVFGLFAFLLVRGFFNRSWRQILLAVVLFMGYGSILLGALPFVAGYVSWQAHLGGAAGGVVAALLLRPRTPAIARGL, from the coding sequence ATGGCCGGACTGGGTAACGGATTTCCGGGTAACGGGCGCAGCCCCGAGCGGCAGACCATCGCGGCCCGCGCGAAGGGCGGACTGGTGGTGCTGGGCGGTTTCCTGGTCCTGCTGTTCGCCATCGAAGTGGTCAACACGCTGATGATGGGCGCCCTCACCCGGACGTTCGGCCTGCGCCCCAGGAGCCCCGACGGGCTGCTGGACATCTTTACCTTCCCGCTCCTGCATGCAAACCTGAATCATCTCCTGTCCAACAGCCTGCCCCTGGTGATCTTCGGCTTCCTGGTGTTCCTCTCCGGGCTGCGCGTCTTCCTTACCGCCCTGGCTTTCAGCTGGCTGGGCAGCGGCCTGACAGTCTGGCTCATCGGGAACGGTGTCACGGTGGGTGCATCCGGCCTGGTGTTCGGGCTTTTCGCTTTCCTGCTGGTGCGTGGGTTCTTCAACCGCAGCTGGCGGCAGATCCTGCTCGCCGTGGTTCTCTTCATGGGCTACGGCAGCATTCTGCTGGGCGCCCTGCCGTTCGTAGCCGGCTACGTCAGCTGGCAGGCGCACCTTGGCGGTGCTGCCGGCGGGGTGGTGGCCGCCCTGCTGCTTCGTCCGCGTACCCCGGCAATTGCCCGGGGGCTCTGA
- a CDS encoding ABC transporter ATP-binding protein, whose protein sequence is MTLLELEGVSVHYGRIQALRDISFTVEEGEVVALIGANGAGKTTTMRTISGLLNCTEGKITFAGQDITKMKAHIRVVHGISQAPEGRGIFPGMTVMENLDMGTFGRKDRSGVAKDLDRVFDLFPRLKEREKQFGGTMSGGEQQMLAIGRALMSNPKLLLLDEPSMGLAPQFIRQIFKIIREINNQGTTVLMVEQNANQALAGAHRAFVLETGEITRSGTGKELLEDPSVKEAYLGVG, encoded by the coding sequence ATGACGTTGCTTGAACTTGAGGGCGTATCCGTCCACTATGGCCGCATCCAGGCACTGCGGGACATTTCCTTCACGGTGGAGGAGGGTGAAGTGGTGGCGCTGATCGGTGCCAACGGCGCCGGCAAGACCACCACCATGCGGACCATTTCCGGCCTGCTGAACTGCACGGAAGGCAAGATCACTTTCGCCGGGCAGGACATCACCAAGATGAAGGCCCACATCCGCGTGGTCCATGGGATTTCGCAGGCGCCCGAGGGGCGCGGCATTTTCCCGGGCATGACCGTCATGGAGAACCTGGATATGGGAACCTTTGGGCGCAAGGACAGAAGCGGCGTTGCGAAGGACCTGGACCGCGTCTTCGACCTGTTTCCCCGGCTGAAGGAGCGGGAGAAGCAGTTCGGCGGCACGATGTCCGGCGGTGAGCAGCAGATGCTGGCCATCGGACGGGCCCTCATGTCCAACCCGAAGCTGCTGCTGCTGGACGAGCCGTCCATGGGCCTGGCACCGCAGTTCATCCGCCAGATCTTCAAGATCATCAGGGAAATCAACAATCAGGGCACCACGGTGCTGATGGTGGAGCAGAACGCCAACCAGGCCCTGGCCGGGGCGCACCGGGCCTTCGTGCTGGAAACGGGGGAGATCACCCGCAGCGGCACAGGCAAGGAGCTGCTGGAGGATCCCTCCGTCAAGGAGGCCTACCTGGGCGTGGGCTAG
- the galK gene encoding galactokinase, giving the protein MQETGQTGPAPATRVDLGARFEQEFGGAPDGVWQAPGRVNLIGEHTDYNEGFVLPFAIDRTARVAVAVRHDSTVRLLSTYGDQGVVSTILDSLQPGTAKGWTKYPLGVIWALRERGIDVPGLDLLLDSNVPLGAGLSSSHAIECAVITALNDLTGAGLSAQDMVLATQRAENDFVGAPTGIMDQSASLRGSEGHAVFLDCRDQTARLVPFETQPAGLVLLVIDTKVSHSHSDGGYASRRASCELGAEVLGVKALRDVEVADLEEASGLLDEVTFRRVRHVVTENDRVLQTVELLGGPGPSAIGPLLDASHASMRDDFEISCPELDLAVDTSRANGAIGARMTGGGFGGAAIALTPVDAEQKVRDAVVKAFADAGFAAPEIFTVSPAAGATRIS; this is encoded by the coding sequence ATGCAAGAAACGGGCCAAACCGGCCCCGCACCCGCCACCCGGGTAGACCTCGGCGCCCGCTTCGAGCAGGAGTTCGGGGGTGCGCCCGACGGCGTATGGCAGGCACCCGGGCGGGTGAACCTCATCGGTGAACACACGGACTACAACGAGGGCTTTGTCCTGCCCTTCGCCATCGACCGCACGGCCCGCGTGGCCGTGGCCGTCCGCCACGACTCCACGGTGCGGCTGCTCTCGACCTACGGTGACCAGGGCGTAGTCAGCACCATCCTGGATTCACTGCAGCCCGGCACAGCCAAGGGCTGGACGAAGTACCCCCTGGGCGTCATCTGGGCACTCCGGGAGCGGGGCATCGACGTCCCCGGACTGGACCTGCTCCTGGACTCCAACGTGCCGCTCGGAGCCGGCCTCTCGTCGTCGCACGCCATCGAATGCGCGGTCATCACCGCACTCAACGACCTCACCGGGGCGGGCCTGTCTGCCCAGGACATGGTGCTGGCAACCCAGCGGGCGGAAAACGACTTTGTCGGCGCGCCCACGGGCATCATGGACCAGTCCGCGTCGCTGCGTGGTTCAGAGGGCCACGCAGTCTTCCTGGACTGCCGGGACCAGACGGCAAGACTGGTGCCCTTCGAGACCCAGCCCGCGGGCCTGGTGCTCCTGGTGATCGACACGAAGGTGTCGCACTCGCACTCCGATGGGGGCTACGCTTCACGCCGCGCATCCTGTGAGCTTGGCGCCGAAGTACTGGGCGTCAAGGCCCTGCGGGACGTCGAGGTGGCCGATCTTGAGGAGGCCAGCGGCCTGCTGGACGAGGTGACGTTCCGGCGGGTCCGTCACGTGGTCACCGAGAATGACAGGGTGCTCCAGACCGTGGAGCTGCTGGGCGGCCCCGGCCCCAGCGCGATCGGTCCCCTGCTGGATGCCAGCCACGCCTCCATGCGCGACGATTTCGAAATCTCGTGCCCCGAGCTGGACCTGGCCGTGGACACCTCCCGGGCCAACGGGGCCATCGGCGCCCGCATGACCGGCGGCGGGTTCGGCGGAGCCGCCATCGCACTGACCCCGGTGGATGCCGAACAAAAGGTGCGTGACGCCGTCGTGAAGGCTTTCGCCGACGCCGGCTTTGCGGCACCGGAGATCTTTACCGTCTCCCCCGCCGCCGGAGCGACGCGGATCTCCTAG
- the ilvA gene encoding threonine ammonia-lyase has translation MKILETLPVTLDDVLEAQKLLDGIIARTPVESSRALGGVVGGDVYFKCENLQRAGSFKVRGAYVRMARLSPDEKKRGVVAASAGNHAQGVAVAAKSLGIKARIYMPLGVALPKLAATRSHGAEVILHGHNVDEALAEAQRYSNETGMVFVHPFDNVDVVAGQGTVGLEILEQVPHVDTVLMGVGGGGLLAGVAVAIKARARELGREIRIIGVQAENAAAYPPSLAADALVPLKKVSTMADGIAVGRPGQLPFSIIRELVDDVVTVSEDSLARALIFLLERAKMVVEPAGAVGVAALMDGKIENPGTTVAVLSGGNIDPMLMLKVIQRGLSAAGRYMTVRMMLDDRPGSLATIARIIAENDANVTGLDHTRVGGSISMGDVSITVNLETKGHQHGEQVLSALRAEGFQPIVVH, from the coding sequence GTGAAGATCCTTGAAACCCTTCCCGTCACACTGGACGATGTCCTTGAGGCGCAGAAGCTGCTTGACGGGATTATCGCGCGCACCCCCGTGGAGTCATCGCGGGCGCTGGGCGGCGTGGTAGGCGGCGACGTCTACTTCAAATGCGAGAACCTGCAGCGTGCCGGCTCATTCAAGGTCCGGGGTGCCTACGTCCGGATGGCCCGGCTGTCACCCGACGAAAAGAAGCGCGGCGTTGTGGCGGCATCCGCCGGCAATCACGCCCAAGGCGTCGCAGTCGCTGCCAAGAGCCTCGGCATCAAGGCCCGCATCTACATGCCCCTGGGCGTCGCACTGCCCAAGCTCGCAGCCACCCGGAGCCACGGAGCCGAGGTTATCCTGCACGGGCACAACGTGGACGAGGCGCTCGCCGAAGCCCAGCGCTACAGCAACGAAACCGGCATGGTCTTTGTGCATCCGTTCGACAACGTGGATGTTGTGGCGGGGCAGGGGACAGTGGGCCTGGAGATCCTGGAGCAGGTCCCGCACGTGGACACCGTCCTCATGGGCGTAGGCGGCGGGGGCCTCCTGGCAGGAGTCGCCGTGGCCATCAAGGCCCGCGCCCGCGAACTTGGCCGTGAGATCCGGATCATCGGCGTCCAGGCGGAGAACGCTGCCGCCTACCCGCCCTCGCTCGCCGCAGATGCGCTGGTGCCGCTCAAGAAGGTCTCCACCATGGCGGACGGCATCGCCGTCGGGCGGCCGGGGCAACTGCCCTTCAGCATCATCCGGGAACTGGTGGACGATGTGGTCACGGTCAGCGAGGACTCCCTGGCCCGCGCCCTGATCTTCCTGCTGGAACGGGCCAAGATGGTGGTGGAACCCGCCGGCGCAGTGGGGGTCGCCGCCCTTATGGATGGCAAGATCGAGAACCCGGGCACCACGGTGGCCGTGCTGTCCGGCGGCAACATCGATCCCATGCTGATGCTCAAGGTCATCCAGCGCGGCCTCTCCGCTGCAGGCCGGTACATGACGGTCCGCATGATGCTTGACGACCGACCCGGCTCGCTGGCCACCATTGCCCGCATCATCGCCGAAAACGACGCCAACGTCACCGGCCTTGACCACACCAGGGTGGGGGGTTCCATCAGCATGGGTGACGTCTCCATCACCGTGAACCTGGAAACCAAGGGACACCAGCACGGGGAGCAGGTCCTCAGCGCTCTGCGCGCCGAGGGCTTCCAGCCGATCGTGGTGCATTAG
- a CDS encoding ABC transporter ATP-binding protein: MSSEERHAGSSSVEEQPAHEAAAATQESPAAPVAPELDMDALAEAGVDQELAEKVAPDRDIAVKVGDNIVEVQNLTIKFGGLVALDNVSFNIKRGEILGLIGPNGAGKTTCFNAMTGVYKPTSGKVVLEGQVLNGIKQHKITRLGLSRTFQNIRLFGEMTALENVVVGLDARHRTSVGGALLRLPTHIREEKSAIERGMALLDFVGIGSHAHVLSRQLPYGYQRRLEIARALATDPKVLCLDEPAAGFNPAEKEELMALIRTIRDEGYTVLLIEHDMKLVMGVTDRIVVLEFGKKIADGLPREIREDPRVIAAYLGEPEDDVA; the protein is encoded by the coding sequence ATGAGCTCCGAGGAAAGGCACGCAGGCTCCAGCAGCGTGGAAGAGCAGCCGGCACACGAGGCCGCCGCCGCAACCCAGGAAAGCCCCGCGGCTCCTGTCGCGCCGGAACTGGATATGGATGCCCTGGCCGAGGCCGGGGTGGACCAGGAACTTGCCGAAAAGGTGGCCCCGGACCGCGATATCGCGGTCAAAGTGGGCGACAACATCGTTGAGGTGCAGAACCTGACCATCAAGTTCGGCGGCCTGGTGGCGCTGGACAACGTCAGCTTCAACATCAAGCGCGGCGAGATCCTGGGACTCATTGGACCCAACGGTGCCGGCAAGACCACCTGCTTCAACGCGATGACCGGCGTCTACAAGCCCACCAGCGGGAAAGTGGTCCTGGAGGGCCAGGTCCTGAACGGCATCAAGCAGCACAAGATCACCCGCCTGGGCCTGTCGCGCACCTTCCAGAACATCCGCCTGTTCGGCGAAATGACAGCCCTGGAGAACGTGGTGGTGGGCCTGGACGCGCGGCACCGCACCAGCGTAGGCGGGGCTTTGCTGCGCCTGCCCACGCACATCAGGGAGGAAAAGTCGGCCATCGAGCGCGGCATGGCCCTGCTGGACTTCGTGGGCATCGGCAGCCACGCGCACGTCCTGTCCCGGCAACTCCCGTACGGCTACCAGCGCCGGCTCGAAATCGCACGGGCGCTGGCCACCGACCCAAAGGTGCTGTGCCTTGACGAGCCTGCGGCCGGGTTCAACCCGGCTGAAAAAGAGGAATTGATGGCGCTGATCCGCACCATCAGGGACGAGGGCTACACGGTGCTGCTGATTGAGCACGACATGAAGCTGGTGATGGGCGTGACAGACCGGATTGTCGTACTGGAGTTTGGGAAAAAGATCGCGGACGGACTGCCGCGCGAGATCCGCGAGGATCCGCGCGTTATTGCCGCCTACCTAGGAGAGCCCGAAGATGACGTTGCTTGA
- the galT gene encoding galactose-1-phosphate uridylyltransferase yields the protein MTGITSTTLSDGRELIYFDDAGTSTSRAEHLTTDHRGLPPRGEPGEVRFDALTDEWVAIAAHRQARTHLPPADQCPICPTTPGNASEIPAADYDVVVFENRFPSLGPALGPVPEGATWGTKGPAYGRCEVVSFTPEHTGSFSGLTPQRSRTVIEAWSQRTAALSALDGIKQVFPFENRGADIGVTLHHPHGQIYAYPYVTPRAGVLGAAARKYYDAKDGRDTLTGSLLRAEREDGSRMVLEGKHFSAYVPFAARWPLEIHLVPHRHVPDLAALDGEEKDELAQVYLDLLKRVDGLYPTPTPYISAWHQAPLDGLLRPASYLHLQLTSPRRAADKLKYLAGSEAAMGAFINDTTPENVAERLRNVAVPPSSTPVAARAATPEGASA from the coding sequence ATGACAGGGATTACCAGCACCACGCTCTCCGACGGCCGGGAGCTGATCTACTTCGACGACGCCGGCACCAGCACCTCCCGCGCAGAACACCTCACCACGGACCACCGGGGGCTGCCGCCGCGGGGCGAACCGGGCGAGGTGCGCTTCGATGCATTGACGGACGAATGGGTGGCCATCGCCGCGCACCGCCAGGCCCGCACCCACCTGCCGCCGGCGGACCAGTGCCCCATCTGTCCCACCACCCCCGGCAACGCTTCCGAAATTCCTGCCGCCGATTACGACGTTGTGGTCTTCGAAAACCGGTTCCCCTCCCTGGGACCGGCCCTTGGTCCGGTACCTGAGGGCGCCACATGGGGAACGAAAGGCCCTGCCTACGGCCGTTGCGAAGTGGTGTCCTTCACCCCGGAACACACGGGATCCTTCAGCGGCCTGACCCCGCAGCGCTCCCGCACCGTGATCGAGGCGTGGTCGCAGCGTACCGCTGCCCTCAGCGCTTTGGACGGCATCAAACAGGTCTTCCCGTTCGAAAACCGCGGCGCCGATATCGGCGTGACGCTGCACCACCCCCATGGCCAGATCTACGCCTACCCGTACGTAACGCCGCGCGCAGGGGTCCTGGGTGCTGCCGCCAGGAAGTACTACGACGCCAAAGACGGCAGGGACACCCTGACCGGCTCTCTGCTGCGCGCCGAACGGGAAGACGGCAGCAGGATGGTGCTTGAAGGCAAGCACTTCAGTGCCTACGTGCCATTCGCAGCCCGCTGGCCGCTGGAAATCCACCTCGTTCCACACCGCCATGTCCCCGACCTTGCCGCACTGGACGGGGAGGAGAAAGATGAGCTGGCACAGGTCTACCTGGACCTGCTCAAGCGGGTGGACGGCCTGTATCCCACACCCACGCCCTACATCTCCGCCTGGCACCAGGCGCCGCTGGACGGCCTCCTCCGGCCAGCCAGCTACCTCCACCTGCAGCTGACCTCCCCGCGCCGGGCCGCCGATAAGCTGAAGTACCTGGCCGGGTCGGAGGCAGCCATGGGTGCCTTCATCAACGACACGACCCCGGAAAATGTGGCGGAACGGCTGCGAAATGTGGCCGTCCCGCCGTCGTCCACGCCTGTTGCCGCGAGGGCTGCCACCCCGGAAGGAGCCTCCGCGTGA
- the greA gene encoding transcription elongation factor GreA codes for MSTTNSASAAWLTQEAFDRLKAELDHLSGAGRAEIVQKIEAARQEGDLKENGGYHAAKEEQGKIEARIRQLTVLLRDAHVGEAPADDGIVEPGMIVVARIAGDEETFLLGSREIAGDSDLDVFSEKSPLGSAILGHKEGESLSYVAPNGKDIKVEILSAKPYTG; via the coding sequence GTGTCTACCACCAACAGCGCATCTGCAGCCTGGCTGACCCAGGAAGCTTTTGACCGCCTGAAGGCAGAGCTGGACCACCTTTCCGGCGCAGGCCGGGCGGAGATCGTCCAGAAGATTGAAGCAGCGCGGCAAGAGGGGGACCTCAAGGAGAACGGGGGCTACCACGCAGCCAAGGAGGAGCAGGGCAAGATCGAGGCCCGCATCCGCCAGTTGACGGTGCTGCTCCGTGATGCCCATGTGGGTGAAGCGCCTGCCGATGACGGCATCGTGGAACCCGGCATGATCGTGGTCGCCAGGATCGCCGGTGACGAGGAGACCTTCCTGCTGGGCTCGCGCGAGATCGCCGGCGACTCGGACCTGGATGTCTTCAGCGAGAAGTCGCCGCTGGGTTCAGCCATCCTGGGCCACAAGGAGGGCGAGAGCCTCAGCTACGTTGCGCCCAACGGCAAGGACATCAAGGTGGAGATCCTCTCCGCCAAGCCCTACACGGGCTAG
- a CDS encoding DUF4307 domain-containing protein, translating to MTSPDQPAQPAPADSSLANRYGAKKRRLSPKGARAVIAVVLAVGIGFLAWVTTSNSLSGVTYKDVGYSTTDATLAEVDFQVTREPANPVKCAVKALDSKFAVVGWKVVDIPPTAGNGTPDGGRTVAQRVTLRTESASVSGVVDSCWIPGAES from the coding sequence GTGACTTCCCCGGACCAGCCGGCCCAACCCGCGCCCGCAGACTCTAGCCTAGCCAATCGGTATGGTGCTAAAAAGCGCCGGCTCTCCCCCAAGGGCGCCCGCGCTGTAATCGCCGTCGTGCTGGCCGTGGGAATCGGCTTCCTGGCCTGGGTCACCACCTCCAATTCGCTTTCCGGCGTGACGTACAAGGACGTGGGGTACAGCACCACCGATGCCACGCTTGCCGAGGTGGACTTCCAGGTCACCCGCGAACCGGCCAACCCGGTCAAGTGCGCCGTAAAGGCCCTTGATTCCAAATTTGCCGTGGTGGGCTGGAAAGTGGTGGACATTCCGCCAACCGCGGGCAATGGAACTCCCGACGGCGGCAGGACAGTGGCCCAGCGCGTCACCTTGCGCACGGAGTCGGCGTCCGTCTCCGGCGTGGTGGACAGCTGTTGGATCCCCGGCGCAGAGTCTTGA